A genomic window from Gossypium hirsutum isolate 1008001.06 chromosome D12, Gossypium_hirsutum_v2.1, whole genome shotgun sequence includes:
- the LOC107945203 gene encoding non-lysosomal glucosylceramidase isoform X2 — protein sequence MSERKILENGFDEGDKDTSNHSTNKVDTGKPPSLTWRRKLNGEGRVPSMFTLTFQEKLQMAPIGIRLWQLIRESSAKGRRGIIIDPFAKRHITSSHGIPLGGVGAGSIGRSYKGEFQRWQLFPRICEEKPVLANQFSVFVSRSSGEKYSSVLCPASSELLKEDAVSGIGSWDWNLRGNNSTYHALYPRAWTVYEGEPDPELKIVCRQISPVIPDNYKESSFPVSAFTFTLYNTGNTNADVTLLFTWANSVGGVSEFSGRHSNSKLMMKDGVHGVLLHHMTADEQPPVTFAIAAQETDGIRISECPCFLISGNSQGITAKEMWQEIKEHGSFEHLKSTEASVPSEQGSSIGAAIAASVTIPSDAVRTVNFSLAWDCPEVNFMGGKTYYRHYTKFYGSNGDAAANIAHDAILEHNSWESQIETWQRPVLEDKRLPEWYPVTLFNELYYLNSGGTIWTDGSSPVHNLVSIGGKKFSLDKSQLGLKSIIDVPHKNDTAIDILGRMTSILEQIHTPITSNSALGTNLLQEGEENIGQFLYLEGIEYHMWNTYDVHFYASFALIMLFPKLQLSIQRDFAAAVMMHDPTKMKLLHDGQLVARKVLGAVPHDIGMDDPWFEVNAYCLYDTDRWKDLNPKFVLQVYRDVIATGDKKFAQTVWPSVYVAMAYMDQFDKDGDGMIENDGFPDQTYDTWSVSGVSAYSGGLWVAALQAASALAHEVGDKGSEDYFWYARACGLFPVVDEDKARSVLEKVYNYNVLKVKGGKRGAVNGMLPDGRVDMSSMQAREIWSGVTYAVAATMIHEDLVDMAFHTASGIFESVWSEEGLGYSFQTPEAWNTDDQYRSLTYMRPLAIWAMQWALSRPKVPKQELKPEMEADSLRVHHAGFSKVARLLKLPEDQRSKSLLQIMFDYTCKRMLT from the exons ATGTCTGAGAGAAAGATACTGGAAAATGGTTTTGATGAAGGAGATAAAGACACATCTAATCATTCAACAAACAAG GTTGACACTGGGAAACCGCCATCACTGACTTGGAGGCGAAAACTAAATGGTGAGGGACGAGTTCCTTCAATGTTCACTCTAACTTTTCAAGAGAAGCTTCAGATG GCTCCCATAGGTATTCGGCTGTGGCAGCTGATCCGAGAAAGTTCAGCCAAAGGAAGG CGGGGTATTATTATCGACCCATTTGCTAAGCGCCATATCACATCTTCTCATGGTATTCCTCTAGGTGGTGTTGG TGCCGGAAGCATTGGAAGAAGTTACAAAGGTGAATTTCAGCGCTGGCAACTATTTCCTAGAATATGTGAAGAGAAACCCGTTTTAGCCAATCAGTTTTCT GTTTTTGTTTCACGCTCAAGCGGCGAAAAGTATTCCAGTGTACTGTGCCCGGCAAGTTCTGAGCTACTCAA AGAAGATGCAGTTTCTGGAATTGGTTCCTGGGACTGGAATCTGAGGGGTAATAATTCTACATATCATGCTTTATACCCAAGGGCTTGGACAGTATATGAAG GTGAACCTGACCCAGAACTTAAAATTGTTTGTCGGCAAATTTCACCTGTTATTCCTGATAATTACAAAGAAAGCAGCTTTCCCGTTTCAGCTTTTACTTTCACC CTATATAATACTGGAAACACCAATGCAGATGTTACGTTGCTTTTCACTTGGGCT AATTCTGTGGGAGGAGTATCAGAATTTTCTGGTCGTCACTCCAATTCAAAACTAAT GATGAAGGATGGTGTGCACGGTGTCCTTTTACATCACAT GACTGCAGATGAACAACCTCCTGTGACTTTTGCAATCGCTGCCCAGGAAACCGATGGCATTCGTATTTCAGAGTGCCCCTGCTTTTTGATATCTGGAAACTCACAAGGCATAACTGCAAAAGAAATGTGGCAAGAAATAAAAGAG CATGGCTCCTTTGAGCATTTAAAATCCACTGAAGCATCAGTGCCTTCAGAACAAGGGTCGTCTATCGGGGCAGCCATTGCAGCTTCTGTGACAATTCCATCTGATGCTGTACGTACCGTTAATTTTTCATTGGCATGGGACTGTCCTGAAGTAAACTTTATGGGTGGAAAGACTTATTACAG GCACTATACGAAGTTCTATGGATCTAATGGGGATGCTGCAGCAAATATTGCACATGATGCTATTCTTG AGCACAACAGTTGGGAATCACAAATAGAAACATGGCAAAGGCCTGTACTCGAAGACAAGAGGCTTCCTGAATG GTACCCCGTCACTTTATTCAATGAGCTCTATTATCTTAATTCAGGGGGAACGATTTGGACAG ATGGGTCATCTCCGGTCCATAATTTAGTAAGCATTGGAGGAAAGAAGTTTTCCCTTGATAAATCACAGTTGGGATTGAAAAGCATAATTGATGTTCCCCATAAAAATGATACTGCCATTGACATTTTGGGTAGGATGACTTCTATACTTGAGCAAATACACACTCCAATTACATCAAATTCAGCTTTAGGAACAAATTTGCTTCAAGAAGGAGAGGAAAACATTGGTCAATTCCTTTATCTTGAAGGAATTGAGTATCACATGTGGAACACCTATGATGTCCATTTTTATGCATCTTTTGCACTAATCATGTTATTTCCAAAACTACAACTCAGCATCCAAAGAGACTTTGCAGCTGCAGTAATGATGCATGATCCTACTAAGATGAAACTTTTACATGATGGACAACTGGTTGCAAGAAAGGTTCTTGGAGCTGTTCCACATGATATTGGAATGGATGACCCATGGTTTGAAGTAAATGCATACTGCCTTTATGACACTGATCGATGGAAAGACTTGAATCCAAAATTTGTTCTCCAAGTTTACAGGGATGTCATTGCCACAGGTGACAAAAAGTTTGCGCAAACTGTTTGGCCCTCTGTTTATGTTGCAATGGCTTATATGGATCAATTTGACAAGGATGGTGATGGGATGATTGAGAATGACGGCTTCCCTGATCAGACATATGATACGTGGTCTGTATCTGGTGTAAGTGCCTATAGTGGTGGGCTATGGGTGGCAGCCTTACAGGCTGCATCTGCCTTGGCACATGAAGTAGGAGACAAGGGTTCTGAAGATTATTTTTG GTATGCAAGGGCATGTGGTCTTTTTCCAGTAGTCGATGAAGACAAAGCAAGAAGTGTGTTAGAGAAGGTATACAACTACAATGTCTTAAAAGTGAAAGGTGGAAAGCGGGGGGCTGTAAATGGGATGCTGCCTGATGGAAGAGTTGATATGTCATCCATGCAAGCAAGGGAAATATGGTCTGGAGTTACATATGCGGTGGCTGCAACAATGATCCATGAAGATTTGGTGGATATGGCATTTCATACTGCAAGTGGCATCTTTGAATCAGTGTGGTCTGAAGAAGGACTTGG TTACTCATTTCAAACTCCGGAAGCTTGGAACACAGATGATCAATACAGGTCTCTAACTTACATGCGTCCGTTGGCCATATGGGCAATGCAATGGGCCTTATCAAGACCAAAAGTTCCAAAGCAGGAGCTAAAACCTGAAATGGAGGCGGATTCGCTACGTGTACACCATGCCGGCTTCTCCAAAGTTGCTCGCCTTCTAAAATTGCCTGAAGATCAAAGATCCAAAAGTCTTTTACAGATTATGTTCGATTATACTTGCAAGAGAATGTTGACTTAA
- the LOC107945203 gene encoding non-lysosomal glucosylceramidase isoform X1, whose translation MSERKILENGFDEGDKDTSNHSTNKVDTGKPPSLTWRRKLNGEGRVPSMFTLTFQEKLQMAPIGIRLWQLIRESSAKGRRGIIIDPFAKRHITSSHGIPLGGVGAGSIGRSYKGEFQRWQLFPRICEEKPVLANQFSVFVSRSSGEKYSSVLCPASSELLKEDAVSGIGSWDWNLRGNNSTYHALYPRAWTVYEGEPDPELKIVCRQISPVIPDNYKESSFPVSAFTFTLYNTGNTNADVTLLFTWANSVGGVSEFSGRHSNSKLMMKDGVHGVLLHHMTADEQPPVTFAIAAQETDGIRISECPCFLISGNSQGITAKEMWQEIKEHGSFEHLKSTEASVPSEQGSSIGAAIAASVTIPSDAVRTVNFSLAWDCPEVNFMGGKTYYRHYTKFYGSNGDAAANIAHDAILEHNSWESQIETWQRPVLEDKRLPEWYPVTLFNELYYLNSGGTIWTDGSSPVHNLVSIGGKKFSLDKSQLGLKSIIDVPHKNDTAIDILGRMTSILEQIHTPITSNSALGTNLLQEGEENIGQFLYLEGIEYHMWNTYDVHFYASFALIMLFPKLQLSIQRDFAAAVMMHDPTKMKLLHDGQLVARKVLGAVPHDIGMDDPWFEVNAYCLYDTDRWKDLNPKFVLQVYRDVIATGDKKFAQTVWPSVYVAMAYMDQFDKDGDGMIENDGFPDQTYDTWSVSGVSAYSGGLWVAALQAASALAHEVGDKGSEDYFWYKFLKAKDVYQKLWNGSYFNYDNSGSRTSSSIQADQLAGQWYARACGLFPVVDEDKARSVLEKVYNYNVLKVKGGKRGAVNGMLPDGRVDMSSMQAREIWSGVTYAVAATMIHEDLVDMAFHTASGIFESVWSEEGLGYSFQTPEAWNTDDQYRSLTYMRPLAIWAMQWALSRPKVPKQELKPEMEADSLRVHHAGFSKVARLLKLPEDQRSKSLLQIMFDYTCKRMLT comes from the exons ATGTCTGAGAGAAAGATACTGGAAAATGGTTTTGATGAAGGAGATAAAGACACATCTAATCATTCAACAAACAAG GTTGACACTGGGAAACCGCCATCACTGACTTGGAGGCGAAAACTAAATGGTGAGGGACGAGTTCCTTCAATGTTCACTCTAACTTTTCAAGAGAAGCTTCAGATG GCTCCCATAGGTATTCGGCTGTGGCAGCTGATCCGAGAAAGTTCAGCCAAAGGAAGG CGGGGTATTATTATCGACCCATTTGCTAAGCGCCATATCACATCTTCTCATGGTATTCCTCTAGGTGGTGTTGG TGCCGGAAGCATTGGAAGAAGTTACAAAGGTGAATTTCAGCGCTGGCAACTATTTCCTAGAATATGTGAAGAGAAACCCGTTTTAGCCAATCAGTTTTCT GTTTTTGTTTCACGCTCAAGCGGCGAAAAGTATTCCAGTGTACTGTGCCCGGCAAGTTCTGAGCTACTCAA AGAAGATGCAGTTTCTGGAATTGGTTCCTGGGACTGGAATCTGAGGGGTAATAATTCTACATATCATGCTTTATACCCAAGGGCTTGGACAGTATATGAAG GTGAACCTGACCCAGAACTTAAAATTGTTTGTCGGCAAATTTCACCTGTTATTCCTGATAATTACAAAGAAAGCAGCTTTCCCGTTTCAGCTTTTACTTTCACC CTATATAATACTGGAAACACCAATGCAGATGTTACGTTGCTTTTCACTTGGGCT AATTCTGTGGGAGGAGTATCAGAATTTTCTGGTCGTCACTCCAATTCAAAACTAAT GATGAAGGATGGTGTGCACGGTGTCCTTTTACATCACAT GACTGCAGATGAACAACCTCCTGTGACTTTTGCAATCGCTGCCCAGGAAACCGATGGCATTCGTATTTCAGAGTGCCCCTGCTTTTTGATATCTGGAAACTCACAAGGCATAACTGCAAAAGAAATGTGGCAAGAAATAAAAGAG CATGGCTCCTTTGAGCATTTAAAATCCACTGAAGCATCAGTGCCTTCAGAACAAGGGTCGTCTATCGGGGCAGCCATTGCAGCTTCTGTGACAATTCCATCTGATGCTGTACGTACCGTTAATTTTTCATTGGCATGGGACTGTCCTGAAGTAAACTTTATGGGTGGAAAGACTTATTACAG GCACTATACGAAGTTCTATGGATCTAATGGGGATGCTGCAGCAAATATTGCACATGATGCTATTCTTG AGCACAACAGTTGGGAATCACAAATAGAAACATGGCAAAGGCCTGTACTCGAAGACAAGAGGCTTCCTGAATG GTACCCCGTCACTTTATTCAATGAGCTCTATTATCTTAATTCAGGGGGAACGATTTGGACAG ATGGGTCATCTCCGGTCCATAATTTAGTAAGCATTGGAGGAAAGAAGTTTTCCCTTGATAAATCACAGTTGGGATTGAAAAGCATAATTGATGTTCCCCATAAAAATGATACTGCCATTGACATTTTGGGTAGGATGACTTCTATACTTGAGCAAATACACACTCCAATTACATCAAATTCAGCTTTAGGAACAAATTTGCTTCAAGAAGGAGAGGAAAACATTGGTCAATTCCTTTATCTTGAAGGAATTGAGTATCACATGTGGAACACCTATGATGTCCATTTTTATGCATCTTTTGCACTAATCATGTTATTTCCAAAACTACAACTCAGCATCCAAAGAGACTTTGCAGCTGCAGTAATGATGCATGATCCTACTAAGATGAAACTTTTACATGATGGACAACTGGTTGCAAGAAAGGTTCTTGGAGCTGTTCCACATGATATTGGAATGGATGACCCATGGTTTGAAGTAAATGCATACTGCCTTTATGACACTGATCGATGGAAAGACTTGAATCCAAAATTTGTTCTCCAAGTTTACAGGGATGTCATTGCCACAGGTGACAAAAAGTTTGCGCAAACTGTTTGGCCCTCTGTTTATGTTGCAATGGCTTATATGGATCAATTTGACAAGGATGGTGATGGGATGATTGAGAATGACGGCTTCCCTGATCAGACATATGATACGTGGTCTGTATCTGGTGTAAGTGCCTATAGTGGTGGGCTATGGGTGGCAGCCTTACAGGCTGCATCTGCCTTGGCACATGAAGTAGGAGACAAGGGTTCTGAAGATTATTTTTGGTACAAGTTTCTGAAAGCAAAAGACGTCTATCAGAAATTGTGGAATGGCTCTTACTTTAATTATGACAACAGTGGCAGTCGCACAAGTTCATCTATTCAGGCAGATCAATTGGCTGGCCAATG GTATGCAAGGGCATGTGGTCTTTTTCCAGTAGTCGATGAAGACAAAGCAAGAAGTGTGTTAGAGAAGGTATACAACTACAATGTCTTAAAAGTGAAAGGTGGAAAGCGGGGGGCTGTAAATGGGATGCTGCCTGATGGAAGAGTTGATATGTCATCCATGCAAGCAAGGGAAATATGGTCTGGAGTTACATATGCGGTGGCTGCAACAATGATCCATGAAGATTTGGTGGATATGGCATTTCATACTGCAAGTGGCATCTTTGAATCAGTGTGGTCTGAAGAAGGACTTGG TTACTCATTTCAAACTCCGGAAGCTTGGAACACAGATGATCAATACAGGTCTCTAACTTACATGCGTCCGTTGGCCATATGGGCAATGCAATGGGCCTTATCAAGACCAAAAGTTCCAAAGCAGGAGCTAAAACCTGAAATGGAGGCGGATTCGCTACGTGTACACCATGCCGGCTTCTCCAAAGTTGCTCGCCTTCTAAAATTGCCTGAAGATCAAAGATCCAAAAGTCTTTTACAGATTATGTTCGATTATACTTGCAAGAGAATGTTGACTTAA
- the LOC107945203 gene encoding non-lysosomal glucosylceramidase isoform X3, giving the protein MFTLTFQEKLQMAPIGIRLWQLIRESSAKGRRGIIIDPFAKRHITSSHGIPLGGVGAGSIGRSYKGEFQRWQLFPRICEEKPVLANQFSVFVSRSSGEKYSSVLCPASSELLKEDAVSGIGSWDWNLRGNNSTYHALYPRAWTVYEGEPDPELKIVCRQISPVIPDNYKESSFPVSAFTFTLYNTGNTNADVTLLFTWANSVGGVSEFSGRHSNSKLMMKDGVHGVLLHHMTADEQPPVTFAIAAQETDGIRISECPCFLISGNSQGITAKEMWQEIKEHGSFEHLKSTEASVPSEQGSSIGAAIAASVTIPSDAVRTVNFSLAWDCPEVNFMGGKTYYRHYTKFYGSNGDAAANIAHDAILEHNSWESQIETWQRPVLEDKRLPEWYPVTLFNELYYLNSGGTIWTDGSSPVHNLVSIGGKKFSLDKSQLGLKSIIDVPHKNDTAIDILGRMTSILEQIHTPITSNSALGTNLLQEGEENIGQFLYLEGIEYHMWNTYDVHFYASFALIMLFPKLQLSIQRDFAAAVMMHDPTKMKLLHDGQLVARKVLGAVPHDIGMDDPWFEVNAYCLYDTDRWKDLNPKFVLQVYRDVIATGDKKFAQTVWPSVYVAMAYMDQFDKDGDGMIENDGFPDQTYDTWSVSGVSAYSGGLWVAALQAASALAHEVGDKGSEDYFWYKFLKAKDVYQKLWNGSYFNYDNSGSRTSSSIQADQLAGQWYARACGLFPVVDEDKARSVLEKVYNYNVLKVKGGKRGAVNGMLPDGRVDMSSMQAREIWSGVTYAVAATMIHEDLVDMAFHTASGIFESVWSEEGLGYSFQTPEAWNTDDQYRSLTYMRPLAIWAMQWALSRPKVPKQELKPEMEADSLRVHHAGFSKVARLLKLPEDQRSKSLLQIMFDYTCKRMLT; this is encoded by the exons ATGTTCACTCTAACTTTTCAAGAGAAGCTTCAGATG GCTCCCATAGGTATTCGGCTGTGGCAGCTGATCCGAGAAAGTTCAGCCAAAGGAAGG CGGGGTATTATTATCGACCCATTTGCTAAGCGCCATATCACATCTTCTCATGGTATTCCTCTAGGTGGTGTTGG TGCCGGAAGCATTGGAAGAAGTTACAAAGGTGAATTTCAGCGCTGGCAACTATTTCCTAGAATATGTGAAGAGAAACCCGTTTTAGCCAATCAGTTTTCT GTTTTTGTTTCACGCTCAAGCGGCGAAAAGTATTCCAGTGTACTGTGCCCGGCAAGTTCTGAGCTACTCAA AGAAGATGCAGTTTCTGGAATTGGTTCCTGGGACTGGAATCTGAGGGGTAATAATTCTACATATCATGCTTTATACCCAAGGGCTTGGACAGTATATGAAG GTGAACCTGACCCAGAACTTAAAATTGTTTGTCGGCAAATTTCACCTGTTATTCCTGATAATTACAAAGAAAGCAGCTTTCCCGTTTCAGCTTTTACTTTCACC CTATATAATACTGGAAACACCAATGCAGATGTTACGTTGCTTTTCACTTGGGCT AATTCTGTGGGAGGAGTATCAGAATTTTCTGGTCGTCACTCCAATTCAAAACTAAT GATGAAGGATGGTGTGCACGGTGTCCTTTTACATCACAT GACTGCAGATGAACAACCTCCTGTGACTTTTGCAATCGCTGCCCAGGAAACCGATGGCATTCGTATTTCAGAGTGCCCCTGCTTTTTGATATCTGGAAACTCACAAGGCATAACTGCAAAAGAAATGTGGCAAGAAATAAAAGAG CATGGCTCCTTTGAGCATTTAAAATCCACTGAAGCATCAGTGCCTTCAGAACAAGGGTCGTCTATCGGGGCAGCCATTGCAGCTTCTGTGACAATTCCATCTGATGCTGTACGTACCGTTAATTTTTCATTGGCATGGGACTGTCCTGAAGTAAACTTTATGGGTGGAAAGACTTATTACAG GCACTATACGAAGTTCTATGGATCTAATGGGGATGCTGCAGCAAATATTGCACATGATGCTATTCTTG AGCACAACAGTTGGGAATCACAAATAGAAACATGGCAAAGGCCTGTACTCGAAGACAAGAGGCTTCCTGAATG GTACCCCGTCACTTTATTCAATGAGCTCTATTATCTTAATTCAGGGGGAACGATTTGGACAG ATGGGTCATCTCCGGTCCATAATTTAGTAAGCATTGGAGGAAAGAAGTTTTCCCTTGATAAATCACAGTTGGGATTGAAAAGCATAATTGATGTTCCCCATAAAAATGATACTGCCATTGACATTTTGGGTAGGATGACTTCTATACTTGAGCAAATACACACTCCAATTACATCAAATTCAGCTTTAGGAACAAATTTGCTTCAAGAAGGAGAGGAAAACATTGGTCAATTCCTTTATCTTGAAGGAATTGAGTATCACATGTGGAACACCTATGATGTCCATTTTTATGCATCTTTTGCACTAATCATGTTATTTCCAAAACTACAACTCAGCATCCAAAGAGACTTTGCAGCTGCAGTAATGATGCATGATCCTACTAAGATGAAACTTTTACATGATGGACAACTGGTTGCAAGAAAGGTTCTTGGAGCTGTTCCACATGATATTGGAATGGATGACCCATGGTTTGAAGTAAATGCATACTGCCTTTATGACACTGATCGATGGAAAGACTTGAATCCAAAATTTGTTCTCCAAGTTTACAGGGATGTCATTGCCACAGGTGACAAAAAGTTTGCGCAAACTGTTTGGCCCTCTGTTTATGTTGCAATGGCTTATATGGATCAATTTGACAAGGATGGTGATGGGATGATTGAGAATGACGGCTTCCCTGATCAGACATATGATACGTGGTCTGTATCTGGTGTAAGTGCCTATAGTGGTGGGCTATGGGTGGCAGCCTTACAGGCTGCATCTGCCTTGGCACATGAAGTAGGAGACAAGGGTTCTGAAGATTATTTTTGGTACAAGTTTCTGAAAGCAAAAGACGTCTATCAGAAATTGTGGAATGGCTCTTACTTTAATTATGACAACAGTGGCAGTCGCACAAGTTCATCTATTCAGGCAGATCAATTGGCTGGCCAATG GTATGCAAGGGCATGTGGTCTTTTTCCAGTAGTCGATGAAGACAAAGCAAGAAGTGTGTTAGAGAAGGTATACAACTACAATGTCTTAAAAGTGAAAGGTGGAAAGCGGGGGGCTGTAAATGGGATGCTGCCTGATGGAAGAGTTGATATGTCATCCATGCAAGCAAGGGAAATATGGTCTGGAGTTACATATGCGGTGGCTGCAACAATGATCCATGAAGATTTGGTGGATATGGCATTTCATACTGCAAGTGGCATCTTTGAATCAGTGTGGTCTGAAGAAGGACTTGG TTACTCATTTCAAACTCCGGAAGCTTGGAACACAGATGATCAATACAGGTCTCTAACTTACATGCGTCCGTTGGCCATATGGGCAATGCAATGGGCCTTATCAAGACCAAAAGTTCCAAAGCAGGAGCTAAAACCTGAAATGGAGGCGGATTCGCTACGTGTACACCATGCCGGCTTCTCCAAAGTTGCTCGCCTTCTAAAATTGCCTGAAGATCAAAGATCCAAAAGTCTTTTACAGATTATGTTCGATTATACTTGCAAGAGAATGTTGACTTAA
- the LOC107945203 gene encoding non-lysosomal glucosylceramidase isoform X4 — protein sequence MMKDGVHGVLLHHMTADEQPPVTFAIAAQETDGIRISECPCFLISGNSQGITAKEMWQEIKEHGSFEHLKSTEASVPSEQGSSIGAAIAASVTIPSDAVRTVNFSLAWDCPEVNFMGGKTYYRHYTKFYGSNGDAAANIAHDAILEHNSWESQIETWQRPVLEDKRLPEWYPVTLFNELYYLNSGGTIWTDGSSPVHNLVSIGGKKFSLDKSQLGLKSIIDVPHKNDTAIDILGRMTSILEQIHTPITSNSALGTNLLQEGEENIGQFLYLEGIEYHMWNTYDVHFYASFALIMLFPKLQLSIQRDFAAAVMMHDPTKMKLLHDGQLVARKVLGAVPHDIGMDDPWFEVNAYCLYDTDRWKDLNPKFVLQVYRDVIATGDKKFAQTVWPSVYVAMAYMDQFDKDGDGMIENDGFPDQTYDTWSVSGVSAYSGGLWVAALQAASALAHEVGDKGSEDYFWYKFLKAKDVYQKLWNGSYFNYDNSGSRTSSSIQADQLAGQWYARACGLFPVVDEDKARSVLEKVYNYNVLKVKGGKRGAVNGMLPDGRVDMSSMQAREIWSGVTYAVAATMIHEDLVDMAFHTASGIFESVWSEEGLGYSFQTPEAWNTDDQYRSLTYMRPLAIWAMQWALSRPKVPKQELKPEMEADSLRVHHAGFSKVARLLKLPEDQRSKSLLQIMFDYTCKRMLT from the exons AT GATGAAGGATGGTGTGCACGGTGTCCTTTTACATCACAT GACTGCAGATGAACAACCTCCTGTGACTTTTGCAATCGCTGCCCAGGAAACCGATGGCATTCGTATTTCAGAGTGCCCCTGCTTTTTGATATCTGGAAACTCACAAGGCATAACTGCAAAAGAAATGTGGCAAGAAATAAAAGAG CATGGCTCCTTTGAGCATTTAAAATCCACTGAAGCATCAGTGCCTTCAGAACAAGGGTCGTCTATCGGGGCAGCCATTGCAGCTTCTGTGACAATTCCATCTGATGCTGTACGTACCGTTAATTTTTCATTGGCATGGGACTGTCCTGAAGTAAACTTTATGGGTGGAAAGACTTATTACAG GCACTATACGAAGTTCTATGGATCTAATGGGGATGCTGCAGCAAATATTGCACATGATGCTATTCTTG AGCACAACAGTTGGGAATCACAAATAGAAACATGGCAAAGGCCTGTACTCGAAGACAAGAGGCTTCCTGAATG GTACCCCGTCACTTTATTCAATGAGCTCTATTATCTTAATTCAGGGGGAACGATTTGGACAG ATGGGTCATCTCCGGTCCATAATTTAGTAAGCATTGGAGGAAAGAAGTTTTCCCTTGATAAATCACAGTTGGGATTGAAAAGCATAATTGATGTTCCCCATAAAAATGATACTGCCATTGACATTTTGGGTAGGATGACTTCTATACTTGAGCAAATACACACTCCAATTACATCAAATTCAGCTTTAGGAACAAATTTGCTTCAAGAAGGAGAGGAAAACATTGGTCAATTCCTTTATCTTGAAGGAATTGAGTATCACATGTGGAACACCTATGATGTCCATTTTTATGCATCTTTTGCACTAATCATGTTATTTCCAAAACTACAACTCAGCATCCAAAGAGACTTTGCAGCTGCAGTAATGATGCATGATCCTACTAAGATGAAACTTTTACATGATGGACAACTGGTTGCAAGAAAGGTTCTTGGAGCTGTTCCACATGATATTGGAATGGATGACCCATGGTTTGAAGTAAATGCATACTGCCTTTATGACACTGATCGATGGAAAGACTTGAATCCAAAATTTGTTCTCCAAGTTTACAGGGATGTCATTGCCACAGGTGACAAAAAGTTTGCGCAAACTGTTTGGCCCTCTGTTTATGTTGCAATGGCTTATATGGATCAATTTGACAAGGATGGTGATGGGATGATTGAGAATGACGGCTTCCCTGATCAGACATATGATACGTGGTCTGTATCTGGTGTAAGTGCCTATAGTGGTGGGCTATGGGTGGCAGCCTTACAGGCTGCATCTGCCTTGGCACATGAAGTAGGAGACAAGGGTTCTGAAGATTATTTTTGGTACAAGTTTCTGAAAGCAAAAGACGTCTATCAGAAATTGTGGAATGGCTCTTACTTTAATTATGACAACAGTGGCAGTCGCACAAGTTCATCTATTCAGGCAGATCAATTGGCTGGCCAATG GTATGCAAGGGCATGTGGTCTTTTTCCAGTAGTCGATGAAGACAAAGCAAGAAGTGTGTTAGAGAAGGTATACAACTACAATGTCTTAAAAGTGAAAGGTGGAAAGCGGGGGGCTGTAAATGGGATGCTGCCTGATGGAAGAGTTGATATGTCATCCATGCAAGCAAGGGAAATATGGTCTGGAGTTACATATGCGGTGGCTGCAACAATGATCCATGAAGATTTGGTGGATATGGCATTTCATACTGCAAGTGGCATCTTTGAATCAGTGTGGTCTGAAGAAGGACTTGG TTACTCATTTCAAACTCCGGAAGCTTGGAACACAGATGATCAATACAGGTCTCTAACTTACATGCGTCCGTTGGCCATATGGGCAATGCAATGGGCCTTATCAAGACCAAAAGTTCCAAAGCAGGAGCTAAAACCTGAAATGGAGGCGGATTCGCTACGTGTACACCATGCCGGCTTCTCCAAAGTTGCTCGCCTTCTAAAATTGCCTGAAGATCAAAGATCCAAAAGTCTTTTACAGATTATGTTCGATTATACTTGCAAGAGAATGTTGACTTAA